From one Solanum stenotomum isolate F172 unplaced genomic scaffold, ASM1918654v1 scaffold6190, whole genome shotgun sequence genomic stretch:
- the LOC125852857 gene encoding RING-H2 finger protein ATL78-like isoform X1 has protein sequence MATITSALLIQEFMENFHYSRRLLPESTMAPPPAAGISHYTTNHQPFGHKVNTFDANVIMVLAVLVCALICSFILNFIIKCVCRCTTLILVDSSLNHINNNPSSTKLVNGGIEKKALKTFPVITYTTELKHPGFDSECVICLSEFGIGEKIKVLPKCNHGFHVKCIDKWLNSHSSCPTCRHCLIETCQKIVPISSALVEEVVIRIEPLQREDVISNNQH, from the coding sequence ATGGCAACTATAACTTCCGCTCtattaattcaagaattcatgGAGAACTTCCACTACTCAAGAAGATTACTCCCGGAGTCCACCATGGCACCGCCACCGGCTGCCGGAATCAGCCACTATACAACTAATCATCAACCATTTGGTCACAAAGTCAACACATTTGATGCAAATGTCATTATGGTCTTGGCCGTACTTGTATGTGCCTTGATTTGTTCATTTATCttgaatttcatcataaaatgTGTATGTAGGTGCACTACCCTAATATTGGTAGACTCATCCTTAAACCATATAAATAACAACCCTTCTTCAACAAAATTAGTCAATGGAGGGATCGAGAAAAAAGCCCTCAAGACATTTCCAGTTATAACATACACTACTGAATTGAAACATCCAGGGTTCGACTCTGAATGTGTCATTTGCTTATCTGAATTTGGAATCGGAGAGAAAATTAAAGTTCTACCTAAGTGCAACCATGGATTCCACGTCAAGTGTATCGATAAATGGCTCAATTCTCACTCTTCTTGCCCTACTTGTAGGCATTGCCTTATTGAAACTTGCCAAAAAATTGTTCCAATTTCATCAGCTCTAGTAGAAGAAGTTGTAATAAGGATTGAACCTCTCCAACGTGAAGATGTTATATCTAATAATCAACATTAG
- the LOC125852857 gene encoding RING-H2 finger protein ATL78-like isoform X2, translating into MATITSALLIQEFMENFHYSRRLLPESTMAPPPAAGISHYTTNHQPFGHKVNTFDANVIMVLAVLVCALICSFILNFIIKCVCRCTTLILVDSSLNHINNNPSSTKLVNGGIEKKALKTFPVITYTTELKHPGLDSECVICLSEFQIGEKIKVLPKCNHGFHIRCIDKWLNSHSSCPTCRHCLIETCQRIDPISLAPIQEVIIRIEPLQREDAISNN; encoded by the exons ATGGCAACTATAACTTCCGCTCtattaattcaagaattcatgGAGAACTTCCACTACTCAAGAAGATTACTCCCGGAGTCCACCATGGCACCGCCACCGGCTGCCGGAATCAGCCACTATACAACTAATCATCAACCATTTGGTCACAAAGTCAACACATTTGATGCAAATGTCATTATGGTCTTGGCCGTACTTGTATGTGCCTTGATTTGTTCATTTATCttgaatttcatcataaaatgTGTATGTAGGTGCACTACCCTAATATTGGTAGACTCATCCTTAAACCATATAAATAACAACCCTTCTTCAACAAAATTAGTCAATGGAGGGATCGAGAAAAAAGCCCTCAAGACATTTCCAGTTATAACATACACTACTGAATTGAAACATCCAGG GCTTGACTCTGAATGTGTCATTTGCTTATCGGAATTTCAAATCGGGGAGAAAATAAAGGTTCTACCTAAGTGTAACCATGGATTCCACATTCGTTGTATCGATAAATGGCTCAATTCTCACTCTTCTTGCCCTACTTGTAGACATTGCCTTATTGAGACATGCCAAAGAATTGATCCAATTTCATTAGCTCCAATACAAGAAGTTATAATAAGGATTGAACCTCTCCAACGTGAAGATGCTATATCTAACAATTAG